One Trachemys scripta elegans isolate TJP31775 chromosome 4, CAS_Tse_1.0, whole genome shotgun sequence genomic region harbors:
- the LOC117877401 gene encoding uncharacterized protein LOC117877401 isoform X3 has protein sequence MAEAFAVMRQELNRKAVEATKREYDQFVQELQDRDHQSMSSCLRVKPLEMQRRLEGKCQELLERCQGELWGEDPQKQEALEELKKELDKQMAEFLARYEQRFKMAEMREKANRGAVEAARREYGLFVKQLQDRGHQSMSSCLRVKPLEMKRCQEGKRQELLKRCWGELRGEDPQKQAALEELKQELDKQMDQFLSAYGQRFKVKKAEWLGLYIVPSPAASARRAWARPDWPVHLPISKRLWPIGCPFRRWDGGSKGFWDL, from the exons atGGCTGAGGCATTTGCAGTGATGAGACAGGAGTTAAACAGGAAAGCAGTAGAAGCCACCAAGAGGGAATATGACCAATTTGTGCAGGAGCTG CAGGACCGTGACCACCAGAGCATGAGCAGCTGCCTGAGGGTGAAGCCCCTGGAGATGCAGCGACGCCTGGAGGGGAAatgccaggagctgctggagcgctGCCAGGGGGAGCTGTGGGGCGAGGACCCCCAGAAACAGGAGGCCCTGGAGGAACTGAAGAAGGAGCTGGACAAGCAGATGGCGGAGTTCTTGGCGCGATATGAACAGCGCTTTAAA ATGGCAGAGATGAGAGAGAAGGCAAACAGAGGAGCAGTAGAAGCTGCCAGGAGGGAATATGGACTATTTGTGAAGCAGCTG CAGGACCGTGGCCACCAGAGCATGAGCAGCTGTCTGAGAGTGAAGCCCCTGGAGATGAAGCGATGCCAGGAGGGGAAACGCCAGGAGCTGCTGAAACGCTGCTGGGGGGAGCTGCGGGGCGAGGACCCCCAGAAACAGGCGGCCCTGGAGGAGCTGAAGCAGGAGCTGGACAAGCAGATGGACCAGTTCCTGTCGGCCTACGGGCAGCGCTTTAAAGTAAAGAAGGCCGAGTGGTTGGGCCTGTACATTGTGCCATCGCCAGCTGCCAGCGCGCGCCGGGCATGGGCTCGCCCCGACTGGCCCGTGCACCTGCCAATCAGCAAACGGCTCTGGCCCATTGGCTGCCCCTTCAGGAGGTGGGACGGGGGAAGCAAGGGATTCTGGGACTTGTAG
- the LOC117877401 gene encoding uncharacterized protein LOC117877401 isoform X2 produces the protein MAEAFAVMRQELNRKAVEATKREYDQFVQELDRDHQSMSSCLRVKPLEMQRRLEGKCQELLERCQGELWGEDPQKQEALEELKKELDKQMAEFLARYEQRFKMAEMAEMREKANRGAVEAARREYGLFVKQLQDRGHQSMSSCLRVKPLEMKRCQEGKRQELLKRCWGELRGEDPQKQAALEELKQELDKQMDQFLSAYGQRFKVKKAEWLGLYIVPSPAASARRAWARPDWPVHLPISKRLWPIGCPFRRWDGGSKGFWDL, from the exons atGGCTGAGGCATTTGCAGTGATGAGACAGGAGTTAAACAGGAAAGCAGTAGAAGCCACCAAGAGGGAATATGACCAATTTGTGCAGGAGCTG GACCGTGACCACCAGAGCATGAGCAGCTGCCTGAGGGTGAAGCCCCTGGAGATGCAGCGACGCCTGGAGGGGAAatgccaggagctgctggagcgctGCCAGGGGGAGCTGTGGGGCGAGGACCCCCAGAAACAGGAGGCCCTGGAGGAACTGAAGAAGGAGCTGGACAAGCAGATGGCGGAGTTCTTGGCGCGATATGAACAGCGCTTTAAA ATGGCGGAGATGGCAGAGATGAGAGAGAAGGCAAACAGAGGAGCAGTAGAAGCTGCCAGGAGGGAATATGGACTATTTGTGAAGCAGCTG CAGGACCGTGGCCACCAGAGCATGAGCAGCTGTCTGAGAGTGAAGCCCCTGGAGATGAAGCGATGCCAGGAGGGGAAACGCCAGGAGCTGCTGAAACGCTGCTGGGGGGAGCTGCGGGGCGAGGACCCCCAGAAACAGGCGGCCCTGGAGGAGCTGAAGCAGGAGCTGGACAAGCAGATGGACCAGTTCCTGTCGGCCTACGGGCAGCGCTTTAAAGTAAAGAAGGCCGAGTGGTTGGGCCTGTACATTGTGCCATCGCCAGCTGCCAGCGCGCGCCGGGCATGGGCTCGCCCCGACTGGCCCGTGCACCTGCCAATCAGCAAACGGCTCTGGCCCATTGGCTGCCCCTTCAGGAGGTGGGACGGGGGAAGCAAGGGATTCTGGGACTTGTAG
- the LOC117877401 gene encoding uncharacterized protein LOC117877401 isoform X4, with protein sequence MAEAFAVMRQELNRKAVEATKREYDQFVQELQDRDHQSMSSCLRVKPLEMQRRLEGKCQELLERCQGELWGEDPQKQEALEELKKELDKQMAEFLARYEQRFKMAEMREKANRGAVEAARREYGLFVKQLDRGHQSMSSCLRVKPLEMKRCQEGKRQELLKRCWGELRGEDPQKQAALEELKQELDKQMDQFLSAYGQRFKVKKAEWLGLYIVPSPAASARRAWARPDWPVHLPISKRLWPIGCPFRRWDGGSKGFWDL encoded by the exons atGGCTGAGGCATTTGCAGTGATGAGACAGGAGTTAAACAGGAAAGCAGTAGAAGCCACCAAGAGGGAATATGACCAATTTGTGCAGGAGCTG CAGGACCGTGACCACCAGAGCATGAGCAGCTGCCTGAGGGTGAAGCCCCTGGAGATGCAGCGACGCCTGGAGGGGAAatgccaggagctgctggagcgctGCCAGGGGGAGCTGTGGGGCGAGGACCCCCAGAAACAGGAGGCCCTGGAGGAACTGAAGAAGGAGCTGGACAAGCAGATGGCGGAGTTCTTGGCGCGATATGAACAGCGCTTTAAA ATGGCAGAGATGAGAGAGAAGGCAAACAGAGGAGCAGTAGAAGCTGCCAGGAGGGAATATGGACTATTTGTGAAGCAGCTG GACCGTGGCCACCAGAGCATGAGCAGCTGTCTGAGAGTGAAGCCCCTGGAGATGAAGCGATGCCAGGAGGGGAAACGCCAGGAGCTGCTGAAACGCTGCTGGGGGGAGCTGCGGGGCGAGGACCCCCAGAAACAGGCGGCCCTGGAGGAGCTGAAGCAGGAGCTGGACAAGCAGATGGACCAGTTCCTGTCGGCCTACGGGCAGCGCTTTAAAGTAAAGAAGGCCGAGTGGTTGGGCCTGTACATTGTGCCATCGCCAGCTGCCAGCGCGCGCCGGGCATGGGCTCGCCCCGACTGGCCCGTGCACCTGCCAATCAGCAAACGGCTCTGGCCCATTGGCTGCCCCTTCAGGAGGTGGGACGGGGGAAGCAAGGGATTCTGGGACTTGTAG
- the LOC117877401 gene encoding uncharacterized protein LOC117877401 isoform X1 — protein sequence MAEAFAVMRQELNRKAVEATKREYDQFVQELQDRDHQSMSSCLRVKPLEMQRRLEGKCQELLERCQGELWGEDPQKQEALEELKKELDKQMAEFLARYEQRFKMAEMAEMREKANRGAVEAARREYGLFVKQLDRGHQSMSSCLRVKPLEMKRCQEGKRQELLKRCWGELRGEDPQKQAALEELKQELDKQMDQFLSAYGQRFKVKKAEWLGLYIVPSPAASARRAWARPDWPVHLPISKRLWPIGCPFRRWDGGSKGFWDL from the exons atGGCTGAGGCATTTGCAGTGATGAGACAGGAGTTAAACAGGAAAGCAGTAGAAGCCACCAAGAGGGAATATGACCAATTTGTGCAGGAGCTG CAGGACCGTGACCACCAGAGCATGAGCAGCTGCCTGAGGGTGAAGCCCCTGGAGATGCAGCGACGCCTGGAGGGGAAatgccaggagctgctggagcgctGCCAGGGGGAGCTGTGGGGCGAGGACCCCCAGAAACAGGAGGCCCTGGAGGAACTGAAGAAGGAGCTGGACAAGCAGATGGCGGAGTTCTTGGCGCGATATGAACAGCGCTTTAAA ATGGCGGAGATGGCAGAGATGAGAGAGAAGGCAAACAGAGGAGCAGTAGAAGCTGCCAGGAGGGAATATGGACTATTTGTGAAGCAGCTG GACCGTGGCCACCAGAGCATGAGCAGCTGTCTGAGAGTGAAGCCCCTGGAGATGAAGCGATGCCAGGAGGGGAAACGCCAGGAGCTGCTGAAACGCTGCTGGGGGGAGCTGCGGGGCGAGGACCCCCAGAAACAGGCGGCCCTGGAGGAGCTGAAGCAGGAGCTGGACAAGCAGATGGACCAGTTCCTGTCGGCCTACGGGCAGCGCTTTAAAGTAAAGAAGGCCGAGTGGTTGGGCCTGTACATTGTGCCATCGCCAGCTGCCAGCGCGCGCCGGGCATGGGCTCGCCCCGACTGGCCCGTGCACCTGCCAATCAGCAAACGGCTCTGGCCCATTGGCTGCCCCTTCAGGAGGTGGGACGGGGGAAGCAAGGGATTCTGGGACTTGTAG